The following are encoded together in the Serratia odorifera genome:
- a CDS encoding gamma-glutamylcyclotransferase family protein: MRIIVYGSLRRKQGNSHWMTNAQWLGEHELDGYQIYNLGHYPAAIPGEGTIHCEVYRINSSILAELDELKSNTKDYKRELIQTPYGTAWIYLYRHSVEGYPLIESGDWLKRHDEA, translated from the coding sequence ATGCGAATAATTGTCTACGGCAGTTTACGACGCAAACAGGGAAACAGCCATTGGATGACTAACGCCCAATGGTTAGGCGAGCATGAGCTCGATGGTTATCAGATTTATAATCTGGGCCATTACCCGGCGGCGATCCCTGGAGAGGGCACGATACATTGTGAGGTGTATCGTATCAACTCATCGATTCTGGCAGAGCTTGACGAACTGAAAAGCAACACCAAGGACTATAAGCGCGAGCTGATTCAGACGCCTTATGGCACTGCGTGGATCTACCTGTATCGACACAGCGTAGAGGGATATCCGCTGATTGAAAGCGGTGACTGGCTGAAGCGTCACGACGAAGCGTAA
- the tamB gene encoding autotransporter assembly complex protein TamB, which translates to MSLVKKICLGFLIVLLLLVGGVAFLLGTTSGLHMTLNAAARWVPGLDIASVTGGWRDLTLKGVKYQMPGVTVNVGQFHLSLDLSCFKRSSLCVNALTADDVDVVVKTSEMTPSEPVADSDEPAANLSTPYPITLRKLALNNVKVSVDDTAISLGEFSTGAQWQERALTLMPTRIGALLIALPKTPQNPLPEAMQPAVEVARQVGDRALETEKPAPKPEETPLGETLKALFAKPLLPDLPEVRLPLDITVKEIRGEQLRLTGDTDVLITSLLLQASTLDHHLQLDKFDVKSPQGTLFAHGQATLKDQWPVEMVANGTLNVEPLKGEKVKLNVGGALREALSVAMNLSGPVGAQLDLQTQLAEAGLPLALTLEGKRLRWPLSGEAQYQVDGLRLRFNGKATDYALSTRANIKGQDLPPAVLTLDGKGNVEQFKLQRLRLAALQGHADLTALVDWSKAISWTSQLQLSGINTAKQWPEWPAKLDGKITTRGSLYGGSWQLQVPTLQLDGNVKQNKVSARGSLSGNAAGQWKIPAVDLALGRNRLNVKGQLDEKSWNLDADIDAPQLDGALPGLGGTAKGQLKLRGNLQAPQLLADLTASGLQWQALHIRRVKVDGDVRSTDQIQGQLAVRVEQLKQDALEVNLLTLDAKGSEKQHALQLKIDGKPVSGQLALSGSFDRQQQRWRGTMNNTRFDTPVGEWRLTRAIALDYLNTQQKISVGPHCWQNPDAELCVPKTIEAGASGQASVVLNRFDLKMIKPFLGPDTALSGVFTGRADVSWQPGAALPQAKVALVGNGVKVVQQVQGNPLPIAFDTLNLNAGITNGRAQADWRIKLNNNGQFDGNVQVTDPQTRRNLSGNVNITNISLALINPALMQGEKAAGMLNANLRLGGNAQKPLVFGRLALDKVDIDGSWMPFDMTDGRLAINFNGMNSTLDGLITTTQGQLNMTGDADWSDINAWRARIAAKGNKLRVTVPPMVRLDVSPDLVFEATPQLFSLNGNVDIPWARITVQELPESAVGVSSDEVMLDRQLKPIQPKTASIPINSNLMIHVGDDVRLDAFGLKARLKGDLKVVQDKRGLGLNGQIDIPAGRFHAYGQDLIIRKGQLMFSGPPDQPLLNMEAIRNPEATEDGVTAGVRVTGLADAPKLEVFSDPAKSQQEALSYLLRGQGLSSSGADGNAMTSMLVGLGVAQSGQLVGKIGEAFGVSNLALDTAGVGDSSQVVVSGYVLPGLQVKYGVGIFDSLATLTLRYRLMPKLYLEAVSGLDQALDLLYQFEF; encoded by the coding sequence ATGAGCCTGGTAAAAAAGATCTGTCTTGGATTTCTGATTGTGCTGCTGTTGCTGGTGGGTGGCGTGGCGTTCCTGTTGGGCACCACCAGCGGTTTGCATATGACCCTGAACGCGGCGGCGCGCTGGGTGCCGGGGCTGGACATTGCCAGCGTCACCGGCGGCTGGCGCGATCTGACGCTGAAGGGCGTCAAGTATCAGATGCCTGGGGTGACGGTCAACGTCGGTCAATTCCACCTTTCGCTCGATCTGTCCTGTTTCAAGCGTAGCTCGCTGTGCGTTAATGCGCTGACCGCCGACGACGTTGACGTGGTGGTGAAGACCAGCGAAATGACGCCATCGGAGCCGGTCGCCGACAGTGACGAGCCGGCCGCCAATCTCAGTACGCCGTACCCGATTACCCTGCGCAAACTGGCGCTGAACAATGTCAAGGTCAGCGTTGACGACACCGCCATTTCGCTGGGTGAATTCAGCACCGGTGCGCAATGGCAGGAGCGCGCATTGACCCTGATGCCGACCCGGATCGGTGCCTTGCTGATCGCGCTGCCAAAAACGCCGCAAAACCCGTTGCCGGAGGCGATGCAACCGGCGGTTGAGGTAGCCAGGCAGGTCGGCGATCGTGCGCTTGAGACAGAGAAACCGGCACCAAAGCCAGAGGAAACCCCGCTGGGGGAAACGCTGAAGGCGCTGTTTGCCAAGCCGCTGTTGCCGGATTTGCCGGAGGTTCGCCTGCCGCTGGATATCACGGTGAAGGAGATCCGCGGCGAGCAGCTGCGCCTGACCGGCGATACCGACGTGCTGATCACCAGCCTGCTGTTGCAGGCCAGCACGCTGGATCACCATTTGCAACTGGATAAGTTCGACGTCAAATCCCCGCAGGGCACGCTGTTCGCCCACGGGCAGGCGACGTTGAAAGACCAGTGGCCGGTGGAGATGGTCGCCAACGGCACGCTGAACGTGGAGCCGCTGAAGGGCGAAAAAGTGAAGCTGAACGTCGGTGGCGCGTTGCGTGAGGCGTTAAGCGTGGCGATGAATCTGTCCGGGCCGGTGGGGGCGCAGCTGGATCTGCAAACGCAACTGGCGGAGGCTGGTTTACCGCTGGCGCTGACGCTGGAAGGCAAACGGCTGAGATGGCCGCTTAGCGGTGAAGCGCAGTACCAGGTTGATGGTTTACGCCTGCGTTTCAACGGCAAGGCCACCGATTATGCACTGTCGACGCGTGCCAATATCAAAGGCCAGGATCTGCCACCGGCAGTGCTGACACTGGACGGTAAAGGTAACGTCGAGCAGTTCAAACTACAACGTCTGCGACTGGCGGCGTTGCAGGGCCATGCCGATCTGACCGCGCTGGTGGACTGGAGCAAGGCCATCAGCTGGACGTCACAGTTGCAGTTGAGCGGCATCAATACCGCCAAGCAGTGGCCGGAGTGGCCGGCGAAGCTCGACGGCAAAATCACCACTCGCGGTAGCCTGTACGGCGGCAGTTGGCAACTGCAGGTGCCGACGTTGCAACTGGACGGCAACGTCAAGCAAAACAAGGTATCGGCACGCGGCTCACTCAGCGGCAACGCCGCCGGGCAATGGAAAATCCCCGCAGTCGATCTGGCGTTAGGGCGTAACAGACTGAATGTGAAAGGGCAACTGGATGAGAAAAGCTGGAATCTGGATGCCGATATTGACGCACCTCAGTTGGACGGCGCGCTGCCGGGGCTCGGTGGTACCGCAAAAGGCCAGCTGAAACTGCGTGGTAATCTGCAGGCGCCACAGCTATTGGCGGATTTGACCGCCTCCGGCCTGCAATGGCAGGCACTGCATATCCGGCGGGTGAAGGTGGACGGCGACGTGCGCTCCACCGATCAGATCCAGGGGCAGCTGGCGGTGCGGGTAGAGCAGCTCAAGCAGGACGCGCTGGAAGTAAACCTGCTGACGCTGGATGCCAAAGGCAGCGAAAAACAGCATGCGTTGCAGTTGAAGATCGACGGCAAACCGGTATCTGGTCAACTGGCACTTTCCGGCAGTTTTGATCGCCAGCAGCAACGCTGGCGTGGCACCATGAACAACACCCGCTTTGATACGCCGGTTGGTGAATGGCGTCTGACGCGGGCTATTGCGCTCGACTACCTCAATACGCAGCAAAAAATCAGCGTCGGGCCACACTGCTGGCAAAATCCGGATGCCGAGCTGTGCGTGCCGAAAACCATTGAGGCCGGCGCCAGTGGCCAGGCCAGCGTGGTGCTCAACCGGTTCGATCTGAAAATGATCAAACCGTTCCTTGGCCCGGACACCGCGCTGAGCGGCGTGTTTACCGGCCGCGCCGACGTTAGCTGGCAGCCGGGCGCTGCGCTGCCACAGGCCAAGGTGGCGCTGGTGGGCAACGGGGTGAAAGTGGTGCAGCAGGTGCAGGGTAACCCGCTGCCGATCGCCTTTGATACGCTCAATCTTAATGCTGGCATCACCAATGGCCGGGCGCAGGCCGACTGGCGCATCAAGTTGAACAATAACGGCCAGTTTGACGGCAATGTGCAGGTCACCGACCCGCAGACGCGACGCAATCTCAGTGGCAACGTCAATATCACCAATATCTCGTTGGCGCTGATTAACCCGGCGCTGATGCAGGGTGAGAAAGCCGCCGGTATGTTGAACGCTAATCTGCGGCTGGGTGGCAATGCGCAAAAACCGCTGGTGTTTGGCCGGTTGGCGCTGGACAAGGTGGATATTGACGGTAGCTGGATGCCGTTCGACATGACTGACGGCCGCCTGGCGATCAACTTTAACGGCATGAATTCGACGCTAGACGGCTTGATCACCACCACTCAGGGCCAGTTGAACATGACCGGCGATGCCGACTGGAGCGATATCAACGCCTGGCGCGCACGCATTGCCGCCAAGGGCAACAAGTTACGGGTGACGGTACCGCCGATGGTCCGTCTCGACGTGTCTCCCGATCTGGTGTTCGAAGCGACGCCGCAATTGTTCTCGCTCAACGGCAACGTCGATATTCCCTGGGCGCGCATTACGGTGCAGGAACTGCCGGAAAGCGCGGTGGGCGTTTCGTCTGACGAAGTGATGCTGGATCGGCAGCTGAAGCCGATTCAGCCGAAAACCGCGTCGATACCGATTAACAGCAACCTGATGATTCACGTCGGTGATGATGTTCGGTTGGACGCCTTTGGCCTGAAAGCGCGGCTGAAAGGCGATTTGAAAGTGGTGCAGGACAAGCGCGGGCTGGGGCTGAATGGCCAGATTGACATCCCGGCAGGCCGCTTCCATGCTTATGGTCAGGATCTGATCATCCGCAAAGGGCAACTGATGTTCTCCGGGCCCCCGGACCAGCCGCTGCTCAACATGGAAGCGATTCGTAACCCGGAAGCCACCGAAGACGGCGTTACCGCCGGCGTGCGCGTCACCGGGCTGGCGGATGCGCCCAAGCTGGAGGTATTCTCCGATCCGGCCAAATCGCAACAGGAAGCATTGTCTTATCTGCTGCGCGGCCAGGGTTTGAGCAGTTCCGGTGCCGACGGCAACGCCATGACGTCAATGTTAGTGGGTCTGGGGGTTGCACAAAGTGGTCAACTTGTGGGTAAAATCGGCGAGGCGTTTGGCGTAAGTAATTTGGCCCTTGATACTGCGGGAGTGGGTGATAGCTCCCAGGTTGTCGTGAGCGGCTATGTCCTCCCTGGCTTACAAGTAAAATATGGGGTGGGCATTTTCGATTCGCTGGCCACGCTGACGTTGCGTTACCGCCTGATGCCTAAGTTGTATCTGGAAGCGGTGTCCGGTCTCGACCAGGCACTAGATTTGCTCTATCAGTTTGAGTTTTAG
- the tamA gene encoding autotransporter assembly complex protein TamA, producing the protein MPRYRALCVLCALFVAPAALSANIRLQVEGLSGELEKNVRVRLSSITPEEVSDGGRFRARVADAIKQGLRALGYYEPTIDFTLDNNPKLSRPVLHAKVSPGEPVRIAGADITLQGGAREDEDYLALVKKGRPTIGEILNHGKYDGFKGSLTGLALRKGYFDAELTKSQLGVSEELHKAFWDIDFNSGERYRFGKVSFQGAQIREDYLQNLVPFHQGDYYSSQDLAELNRRLSATNWFNSVVVSPDFDNAKENKILPLDALVTPRKRNIIEAGVGYSTDVGPRIKGTWKKPWLNDRGHSLETSLYLSGPEQQLDLSYKIPLLKNPLEQYYLLQGGYKHEDWNDTKSDSTKVVVSRNWDLSSGWQHAINLTGRLDHFTQGNVTNTTALLYPGVSVSRTRSRGGLMPTWGDSQRYSIDVSDTTWGSGVDFALMQAQNVWIRTLADKHRFVLRGQVGWIETNDFDKVPPDLRFFAGGDRSIRGYKYKNISPRDEDGKLSGASKMLTGSVEYQYNVTGKWWGAVFVDSGEAVNDIKQSNFKTGAGVGVRWQSPVGPVKLDIAAPVGDKETHGMQFYIGLGPEL; encoded by the coding sequence GTGCCACGATATCGTGCCCTTTGCGTTTTATGCGCGCTGTTTGTCGCACCAGCGGCGTTGTCGGCCAATATCCGGTTGCAGGTGGAAGGCCTTAGTGGGGAGCTGGAAAAAAACGTTCGCGTTCGTTTGTCATCGATCACCCCGGAAGAGGTGAGCGACGGCGGGCGTTTCCGCGCTCGCGTGGCGGATGCCATCAAGCAGGGGCTGCGTGCGCTCGGCTATTATGAACCGACCATTGATTTTACCCTCGACAACAACCCCAAACTTTCGCGCCCGGTGCTGCACGCCAAGGTAAGCCCGGGCGAACCGGTGCGCATCGCCGGTGCCGACATCACGTTGCAAGGCGGCGCCAGGGAAGACGAAGACTATCTGGCGTTGGTCAAAAAAGGCCGGCCGACCATCGGTGAAATTCTTAACCACGGCAAGTATGACGGCTTCAAAGGTTCGCTTACCGGCCTGGCCCTGCGCAAGGGCTACTTCGACGCGGAATTGACCAAAAGCCAGCTCGGCGTTTCTGAAGAGCTGCATAAAGCGTTTTGGGACATTGATTTTAACAGCGGCGAACGCTATCGCTTTGGCAAAGTGAGCTTTCAGGGCGCGCAAATCCGCGAAGACTATCTGCAAAATCTGGTGCCCTTTCATCAGGGAGACTATTACAGTTCGCAGGATCTGGCCGAGCTGAACCGCCGTTTGTCGGCGACCAACTGGTTTAATTCGGTGGTGGTTTCCCCAGATTTCGACAACGCCAAAGAGAACAAGATTTTGCCGCTAGATGCGCTGGTCACGCCGCGCAAACGCAATATCATCGAAGCCGGCGTCGGTTATTCCACCGACGTCGGGCCACGTATTAAAGGTACCTGGAAGAAGCCTTGGCTCAACGATCGCGGCCACAGCCTGGAAACCAGCCTGTATCTGTCCGGCCCGGAGCAGCAGCTGGATCTGTCGTACAAAATCCCGTTGCTGAAAAATCCGCTGGAACAGTATTACCTGTTACAGGGCGGTTATAAGCACGAAGACTGGAACGACACCAAATCCGACAGTACCAAGGTCGTGGTATCGCGCAACTGGGATCTGTCCAGCGGCTGGCAGCATGCCATTAACCTGACCGGGCGGCTCGACCACTTTACCCAGGGTAACGTCACCAACACCACTGCGCTGCTTTATCCGGGCGTCAGCGTCAGCCGCACCCGCTCGCGCGGCGGCCTGATGCCGACCTGGGGAGATTCACAGCGTTACTCGATCGACGTTTCCGACACCACCTGGGGATCGGGCGTCGATTTTGCGCTGATGCAGGCGCAAAACGTATGGATCCGCACGCTGGCTGACAAGCATCGCTTTGTACTACGTGGCCAGGTCGGTTGGATCGAAACCAACGACTTTGACAAGGTCCCGCCCGATCTGCGTTTCTTCGCCGGTGGCGACCGCAGCATTCGCGGCTACAAATACAAGAACATCTCCCCGCGTGACGAGGACGGCAAACTCTCCGGCGCGTCAAAAATGCTGACCGGCTCGGTGGAATATCAATATAACGTTACCGGCAAGTGGTGGGGCGCGGTGTTCGTCGACTCCGGCGAAGCGGTGAACGACATCAAACAGAGCAACTTCAAAACCGGCGCTGGCGTCGGCGTACGTTGGCAATCGCCGGTTGGCCCGGTAAAACTGGATATTGCCGCCCCGGTCGGGGATAAGGAAACCCACGGGATGCAGTTTTATATCGGTTTGGGGCCTGAACTATGA
- the msrA gene encoding peptide-methionine (S)-S-oxide reductase MsrA, producing MPYTDQSNILNKADALPGRTTPMPVAPLNIVTQHSMTQVPEGMEVAIFAMGCFWGVERLFWQQPGVYSTAAGYSGGYTPNPTYREVCSGQTGHAEVVRVVFDPAVVSYRQLLQVFWENHDPAQGMRQGGDIGTQYRSAIYTLSPEQQAQAESSMVRFQQAMDASGDRRTITTEITPALPFYYAEDDHQQYLEKNPGGYCGLGGIGVCLPPQG from the coding sequence GTGCCTTATACCGATCAATCCAATATCCTCAATAAAGCCGATGCGCTGCCTGGCCGCACCACACCGATGCCGGTGGCCCCGCTCAATATTGTTACCCAGCACTCGATGACCCAGGTGCCGGAAGGCATGGAAGTGGCCATTTTCGCCATGGGCTGCTTCTGGGGCGTCGAGCGCCTGTTCTGGCAGCAACCCGGTGTTTACAGCACCGCAGCCGGCTACAGCGGCGGATATACCCCCAATCCAACCTACCGCGAAGTGTGCAGCGGCCAGACCGGCCATGCCGAAGTGGTGCGGGTGGTGTTCGATCCCGCCGTTGTCAGCTACCGCCAATTATTGCAGGTATTCTGGGAAAACCACGATCCGGCACAGGGAATGCGTCAGGGTGGTGATATCGGCACCCAATACCGTTCGGCGATCTACACCCTGTCGCCAGAACAGCAGGCACAGGCGGAAAGCAGCATGGTGCGCTTCCAGCAGGCGATGGACGCCAGCGGCGACCGGCGCACCATCACCACGGAAATTACGCCGGCGCTGCCGTTCTACTATGCAGAAGACGATCACCAGCAGTATCTGGAAAAGAATCCAGGCGGTTACTGCGGGCTGGGCGGCATCGGCGTCTGCCTGCCGCCACAGGGCTAA
- a CDS encoding hemolysin family protein → MLNSILLILFLIAVSAFFSLSEISLAASRKIKLKLMADEGNINAAKVLKLQETPGLFFTVVQIGLNAVAILGGIVGDAAFSPSFQVLFDRFLPPEMSEQVSFICSFVLVTSLFILFADLTPKRIGMIAPETVAVRIINPMRFSIAIFRPLVWFFNGMANLIFRLFKLPMVRKDDITSDDIYAVVEAGALAGVLRKQEHELIENVFELESRTVPSSMTSRESVVYFDLRESEESIIAKVSTHPHSKFLVCDGHIDQVVGYVDSKDLLNRVLGNQSLVLSSGVQIRSALIVPDTLTLSEALESFKAAGEDFAVILNEYALVVGIITLNDVMTTLMGDLVGQGQEEQIVARDESSWLIEGGTPIDDVMRVLDIDEFPQAGNYETIGGFMMYMLRKIPKRTDFVKYAGYKFEVVDIDSYKIDQLLVTKLSDKPAAVLPKAPDENLTA, encoded by the coding sequence ATGTTAAACAGTATTTTACTGATTCTTTTTCTGATCGCCGTGAGCGCATTTTTCTCACTGTCGGAAATTTCTCTGGCTGCGTCGCGCAAGATCAAACTCAAGTTGATGGCCGACGAAGGTAACATCAATGCCGCCAAGGTGCTCAAGCTGCAAGAAACGCCGGGGCTGTTCTTTACCGTGGTACAAATTGGCCTGAATGCGGTCGCCATTCTCGGCGGTATCGTCGGCGATGCGGCGTTTTCACCGTCCTTCCAGGTGCTGTTCGATCGTTTCCTGCCGCCAGAGATGTCTGAGCAGGTCAGCTTTATCTGCTCGTTCGTCCTGGTCACCAGCCTGTTTATTCTTTTCGCGGATCTCACCCCGAAGCGCATCGGTATGATTGCACCAGAGACGGTTGCCGTCCGGATCATCAACCCGATGCGTTTCTCCATCGCCATTTTCCGACCGCTGGTATGGTTCTTCAACGGCATGGCGAACCTGATCTTCCGCCTGTTCAAACTGCCAATGGTGCGTAAGGACGACATCACCTCTGACGACATCTATGCCGTGGTTGAGGCCGGCGCACTGGCCGGCGTATTGCGTAAACAGGAACACGAGCTGATAGAAAACGTGTTCGAGCTGGAATCGCGTACCGTGCCGTCATCAATGACTTCGCGTGAAAGCGTGGTCTACTTCGATCTGCGCGAAAGCGAAGAAAGCATCATCGCGAAAGTGTCGACGCATCCGCATTCCAAGTTCCTGGTATGTGACGGCCACATCGATCAGGTGGTGGGCTATGTGGATTCGAAGGACCTGCTGAACCGTGTACTGGGTAATCAAAGCCTGGTATTGAGCAGCGGCGTACAGATTCGTTCGGCGCTGATCGTGCCGGATACGCTGACGCTGTCCGAAGCGCTGGAAAGCTTCAAGGCCGCCGGCGAAGACTTCGCGGTGATCCTCAACGAATACGCGCTGGTGGTGGGTATCATCACGCTTAATGACGTCATGACCACGCTGATGGGCGATCTGGTCGGCCAGGGGCAGGAAGAGCAGATCGTGGCGCGCGACGAGAGTTCATGGCTGATTGAAGGCGGTACGCCGATCGACGACGTGATGCGCGTGCTGGATATCGACGAGTTCCCACAGGCCGGCAACTACGAAACCATCGGCGGCTTTATGATGTATATGCTGCGCAAGATCCCGAAACGCACCGATTTCGTCAAATACGCCGGCTACAAGTTTGAAGTGGTGGATATCGACAGTTACAAGATTGACCAGCTGCTGGTCACCAAGTTGAGTGATAAGCCGGCGGCGGTACTGCCGAAGGCGCCGGACGAAAACCTGACGGCCTGA
- a CDS encoding DUF1107 domain-containing protein — MRIFQRYNPLKVAKYVKTLFRGRLYIKDVGAFEFDKGKILVPKVRDKRHLSVMSEVNRQVLLLQSEMG, encoded by the coding sequence ATGAGAATCTTCCAGCGTTATAACCCATTGAAAGTTGCAAAGTACGTGAAAACCCTGTTCCGCGGAAGGCTGTATATCAAGGATGTCGGCGCATTTGAGTTCGACAAGGGTAAAATCCTGGTGCCGAAGGTTCGCGACAAACGCCATCTCAGCGTGATGTCCGAAGTTAACCGACAGGTATTGTTGCTGCAATCTGAAATGGGTTGA
- a CDS encoding YtfJ family protein: protein MKKSNMLIVSLLFAPLLACAHNFQIQQRVAPVGVSDRGELNYANDDFSYKNWNSGQLSGKVRVIQHIAGRSSAKEMNDPLIEAIKQAKLPRDRYQTTTIVNTDDAMVGTAMFVRSSIEDNKKEFPWSQFIVDSNGNVRKAWDLQAGGSAIIVLDKQGKIQFAKDGKLTAEEVQQVMNKLHQLLAD from the coding sequence ATGAAAAAAAGTAACATGCTAATTGTATCCCTGCTGTTTGCTCCCTTATTGGCCTGCGCGCACAACTTTCAAATCCAGCAGCGCGTTGCGCCAGTCGGCGTCAGCGATCGGGGAGAGTTAAACTACGCCAATGATGATTTTAGCTACAAAAACTGGAATAGCGGGCAGCTCAGTGGAAAAGTGCGAGTGATCCAGCATATTGCCGGCCGCAGCTCCGCCAAGGAAATGAACGATCCGCTGATTGAAGCCATCAAGCAGGCCAAGCTACCACGCGATCGTTACCAAACGACGACAATCGTCAATACCGATGACGCCATGGTCGGCACCGCGATGTTTGTGCGCAGCAGCATTGAAGACAACAAGAAAGAATTCCCGTGGTCGCAGTTCATCGTCGACAGTAACGGCAACGTACGTAAAGCCTGGGATCTGCAAGCGGGCGGTTCAGCGATTATCGTGCTGGATAAACAAGGCAAGATTCAATTTGCCAAAGACGGCAAACTGACGGCAGAAGAAGTGCAGCAAGTGATGAACAAGCTGCACCAACTGTTGGCTGACTGA
- the cysQ gene encoding 3'(2'),5'-bisphosphate nucleotidase CysQ: protein MLEQICQLSRDAGAAIMAVYNGEQPLDVAQKKDDSPVTAADLAAHHIIKSGLAALTPDIPLLSEEDPPAWEQRQSWTRYWLVDPLDGTKEFLQRNGEFTVNIALIEDGQAVMGVVYAPALEVLYLAERGKAWKEENGQRQAIRVKEGTPPLVVVSRSHSDNELKDYLKQLGVHQTVAVGSSLKFCLVAEGKAQLYPRFGPTNIWDTAAGHAVAVAAGAQIHDWQGKPLLYTPRESFLNPGFRVSLF, encoded by the coding sequence ATGTTAGAGCAAATTTGCCAGCTATCCCGCGATGCGGGCGCGGCGATCATGGCGGTGTATAACGGCGAGCAACCGCTTGATGTCGCGCAGAAAAAAGACGACTCACCGGTGACGGCAGCCGATTTGGCGGCGCATCATATCATCAAGAGCGGCCTTGCGGCGCTGACGCCGGACATTCCGCTGTTGTCGGAAGAAGATCCTCCCGCTTGGGAACAACGGCAAAGCTGGACGCGTTACTGGCTGGTTGACCCGCTCGATGGCACCAAGGAGTTTTTACAGCGCAACGGCGAGTTCACCGTCAATATTGCGTTGATCGAAGATGGCCAGGCGGTGATGGGCGTGGTCTACGCGCCGGCGCTGGAGGTACTGTACCTGGCCGAACGCGGCAAGGCGTGGAAGGAAGAGAACGGGCAACGCCAGGCCATTCGCGTCAAAGAGGGGACGCCGCCGCTGGTGGTGGTCAGCCGTTCGCACAGCGACAACGAGCTGAAGGATTATTTAAAGCAGCTCGGCGTGCACCAGACGGTGGCGGTCGGCTCCTCGCTGAAGTTCTGCCTGGTGGCTGAAGGGAAGGCGCAGCTCTACCCGCGTTTCGGGCCGACCAATATCTGGGACACCGCGGCCGGGCATGCGGTGGCGGTGGCCGCCGGGGCGCAGATTCATGATTGGCAGGGCAAGCCGTTGCTTTATACCCCGCGTGAATCATTCCTCAACCCCGGCTTCCGGGTTTCGCTGTTCTGA